Proteins co-encoded in one Merismopedia glauca CCAP 1448/3 genomic window:
- the metG gene encoding methionine--tRNA ligase — protein sequence MSDIEIKKPTFSITTPLYYVNGSPHIGSAYPTIAADAVSRFERLRGKSVLFITGTDEHGQKIERAAASLERSPQEHCDLIAAEFAHLWQQLNIQYDRFSRTTAPNHSLIVKEFFQRVWEQGDIYTGQQTGLYCVACEEFKEERDLLAAKKCPLHPNIEVEWRDELNYFFRLSKYQDKLEKLYREKPDFIQPETRKHEVTKFVQQGLQDFSISRVNLDWGLPIPVDPKHTIYVWFDALLGYITPLLDADSEPTLEQALSKWWPINLHLIGKDILRFHAIYWPAMLMSAGLALPERIFAHGFLTKDGQKMGKTLGNTIDPVGLVQRFGAEAVRYYFLKEIDFGQDGDFNETRFVNIVNADLANDLGNLLNRNFGMIRKYCGGKVPDVAIADNHPLKSIGLTLGDRVAQHYSSLAFSAACTDILALVKASNKLIDDEAPWALYKKGDSQGVARILYSVLESVRLAAYLLSPITPNLSTQIYQQLGFNLNFNDQNQLNKSAPFNVHSRWGILTTSQILGDPKPVFTKLELS from the coding sequence AAAACCTACATTTAGCATCACTACACCTCTTTACTATGTAAACGGTTCACCACACATTGGGAGTGCTTATCCGACAATAGCTGCTGATGCAGTTAGTAGATTTGAAAGACTGCGAGGGAAATCCGTACTTTTCATTACAGGTACAGATGAACACGGTCAAAAAATCGAACGTGCTGCTGCTAGTTTAGAGCGATCGCCACAAGAACATTGTGACTTAATTGCTGCCGAATTTGCCCATCTTTGGCAACAATTAAATATTCAATACGATAGGTTTAGTCGCACTACCGCACCTAACCATTCACTCATTGTCAAAGAGTTTTTTCAAAGAGTTTGGGAGCAAGGGGATATATATACAGGACAGCAAACTGGTTTGTATTGTGTTGCTTGTGAAGAATTTAAAGAAGAAAGAGACTTATTAGCGGCTAAAAAATGCCCTTTACACCCAAATATTGAAGTTGAATGGCGAGACGAACTGAATTATTTTTTTCGCTTATCTAAATATCAAGATAAATTGGAAAAATTATATCGCGAAAAACCAGATTTTATTCAACCAGAAACGAGAAAACATGAAGTCACCAAGTTTGTTCAGCAAGGGTTACAAGACTTCTCAATTTCTAGAGTTAATTTAGATTGGGGATTACCAATTCCTGTAGATCCCAAACACACTATCTATGTCTGGTTTGATGCCCTTTTAGGATACATTACACCTTTATTAGATGCAGACTCAGAACCAACTTTAGAGCAAGCTTTATCTAAATGGTGGCCGATCAATTTACACTTAATTGGCAAAGATATTTTACGTTTTCACGCAATTTACTGGCCAGCCATGTTAATGTCTGCGGGGTTAGCCTTGCCAGAAAGGATATTTGCTCATGGTTTTCTCACCAAAGACGGACAAAAGATGGGAAAAACTTTAGGAAACACCATCGATCCGGTAGGTTTAGTCCAGCGCTTTGGTGCAGAAGCTGTACGGTACTACTTTCTCAAAGAAATTGATTTTGGACAGGATGGAGACTTTAACGAAACTAGATTTGTCAATATTGTCAATGCTGACTTAGCAAACGATTTAGGTAATTTACTTAATCGTAATTTTGGTATGATCCGCAAATACTGTGGAGGGAAAGTACCAGATGTAGCCATTGCAGACAATCATCCTCTCAAATCAATTGGCTTAACCTTGGGCGATCGCGTAGCGCAGCACTACAGTTCCTTAGCTTTTAGCGCAGCCTGTACAGATATTTTAGCCCTAGTCAAAGCTAGTAACAAATTGATAGATGATGAAGCTCCTTGGGCACTATACAAGAAAGGAGATAGTCAAGGAGTTGCTAGAATATTATATTCAGTTCTAGAATCAGTTAGACTAGCTGCTTACTTATTATCCCCCATTACCCCGAATCTTAGTACCCAAATTTATCAACAACTCGGCTTTAATCTCAACTTTAATGACCAAAACCAACTTAATAAATCAGCACCTTTTAATGTTCATTCTCGCTGGGGTATCCTTACTACCAGTCAGATTTTAGGCGATCCTAAACCAGTATTTACCAAGCTAGAACTTAGTTGA